The Nocardioides campestrisoli genome includes a window with the following:
- the sufB gene encoding Fe-S cluster assembly protein SufB, whose amino-acid sequence MTSIEELNPELKGIGRYEFGWADRDEAGAIAKRGLNEDVVRDISGKKSEPQWMLDLRLKGLKLFHRKPMPTWGSDLSTIDFDNIKYFVRSSEKQATSWEDLPEDIKNTYDKLGIPEAEKQRLVAGVAAQYESEVVYHSIREDLEEKGVIFVDTDTALKEHEDLFKEYFGTVIPVGDNKFAALNTSVWSGGSFIYVPKGVHVDIPLQAYFRINTENMGQFERTLIIADEDSYVHYVEGCTAPIYSSDSLHSAVVEIIVKKGARVRYTTIQNWSNNVYNLVTKRATCEAGATMEWVDGNIGSKVTMKYPAVYLMGEHAKGETLSIAFAGEGQHQDAGAKMVHAAPNTSSSILSKSVARGGGRTSYRGLIQVNEGAHGSKSNVLCDALLVDQISRSDTYPYVDIREDDVSMGHEASVSKVSDDQLFYLMSRGMEQDEAMAMIVRGFVEPIAKELPMEYALELNRLIELQMEGAVG is encoded by the coding sequence ATGACCTCCATCGAGGAGCTCAACCCCGAGCTGAAGGGCATCGGGCGTTACGAGTTCGGCTGGGCCGACCGTGACGAGGCCGGCGCCATCGCCAAGCGCGGACTCAACGAGGACGTCGTCCGCGACATCTCGGGGAAGAAGTCCGAGCCGCAGTGGATGCTGGACCTCCGGCTCAAGGGCCTCAAGCTGTTCCACCGCAAGCCGATGCCCACGTGGGGGTCGGACCTGTCGACGATCGACTTCGACAACATCAAGTACTTCGTGCGCTCCTCGGAGAAGCAGGCCACCTCGTGGGAGGACCTGCCCGAGGACATCAAGAACACCTACGACAAGCTCGGCATCCCGGAGGCGGAGAAGCAGCGCCTCGTGGCCGGTGTCGCCGCGCAGTACGAGTCGGAGGTCGTCTACCACTCCATCCGCGAGGACCTGGAGGAGAAGGGCGTCATCTTCGTCGACACCGACACCGCCCTGAAGGAGCACGAGGACCTCTTCAAGGAGTACTTCGGCACCGTCATCCCGGTCGGCGACAACAAGTTCGCCGCGCTCAACACCTCGGTGTGGTCGGGCGGCTCGTTCATCTACGTGCCCAAGGGCGTCCACGTGGACATCCCGCTGCAGGCCTACTTCCGGATCAACACCGAGAACATGGGCCAGTTCGAGCGGACGCTGATCATCGCCGACGAGGACTCCTACGTCCACTACGTCGAGGGCTGCACCGCGCCCATCTACTCCAGCGACTCGCTGCACTCCGCGGTCGTCGAGATCATCGTGAAGAAGGGCGCCCGCGTGCGCTACACGACGATCCAGAACTGGTCGAACAACGTCTACAACCTGGTGACCAAGCGCGCCACCTGCGAGGCCGGCGCGACCATGGAGTGGGTCGACGGCAACATCGGCTCGAAGGTGACGATGAAGTACCCGGCCGTCTACCTGATGGGCGAGCACGCCAAGGGCGAGACCCTGTCGATCGCCTTCGCCGGCGAGGGCCAGCACCAGGACGCCGGCGCCAAGATGGTCCACGCCGCGCCGAACACCTCCAGCTCGATCCTGAGCAAGTCGGTGGCGCGTGGCGGTGGCCGGACCTCCTACCGAGGCCTGATCCAGGTCAACGAGGGTGCCCACGGCTCCAAGTCCAACGTGCTGTGCGACGCCCTGCTGGTCGACCAGATCAGCCGGTCGGACACCTACCCGTACGTCGACATCCGCGAGGACGACGTGTCCATGGGTCACGAGGCGAGCGTCTCGAAGGTCTCCGACGACCAGCTCTTCTACCTCATGTCCCGGGGCATGGAGCAGGACGAGGCGATGGCGATGATCGTCCGTGGCTTCGTCGAGCCGATCGCCAAGGAGCTGCCCATGGAGTACGCCCTGGAGCTCAACCGCCTGATCGAGCTGCAGATGGAGGGCGCGGTCGGCTGA
- a CDS encoding helix-turn-helix transcriptional regulator has translation MEFDRTTVPAPGRAGDASTRARVVRSILENGPSTAATLAAGLDLTPAAVRRHLDHLLGEGVVESREPRTGAQRGRGRPARVFALTESGRDQFDQHYDDLAAQALRYLAETGGDEAVQEFARRRAAFIERDYRVVAREQPHLTPAEALARVFTAEGYAANVRELPVAAAVDQLCQQHCPVAHVAHEFPQLCEAETEAISHVLGTHVQRLATIAHGDGVCTTCIPKSKEG, from the coding sequence GTGGAATTCGACCGCACGACCGTTCCTGCCCCTGGCAGAGCCGGCGACGCCTCCACCCGGGCCCGGGTGGTGCGGTCGATCCTGGAGAACGGTCCGTCCACCGCCGCCACCCTGGCGGCAGGGCTGGACCTGACGCCGGCGGCGGTCCGTCGCCACCTCGACCACCTGCTCGGCGAAGGTGTGGTCGAGTCCCGCGAGCCCCGGACGGGCGCACAGCGCGGACGGGGAAGACCTGCGCGGGTCTTCGCGTTGACCGAGAGTGGACGCGACCAGTTCGACCAGCACTACGACGACCTCGCCGCCCAGGCGCTCCGCTACCTCGCGGAGACCGGGGGAGACGAGGCCGTGCAGGAGTTCGCCCGGCGACGGGCGGCCTTCATCGAGCGCGACTACCGGGTCGTGGCCCGCGAGCAGCCGCACCTGACCCCGGCGGAGGCACTGGCCCGGGTCTTCACGGCCGAGGGCTACGCCGCCAACGTCCGGGAGCTCCCGGTCGCGGCCGCGGTCGACCAGCTCTGCCAGCAGCACTGCCCCGTGGCCCACGTGGCCCACGAGTTCCCCCAGTTGTGCGAGGCCGAGACCGAGGCCATCTCCCACGTCCTCGGCACGCACGTCCAAAGGCTTGCCACCATCGCGCACGGCGACGGTGTCTGCACCACCTGCATCCCGAAGAGCAAGGAAGGCTGA
- a CDS encoding phosphatase PAP2 family protein, with the protein MVARWVALQALWVFVGVLVYFTVRGLTEGSVTQADANARRVIALERRLGLDLESELQGVATGSDALSTLANWVYIWGHWPVIVATMIWLALRHRDSFLRLRDAMLISGAVGMVIFALFPVTPPRLLDLGLADTVSERSHAYRVLQPRAFTNQYAAMPSLHTGWDLLVGIAIVTAAGSLWLRVVGFVLPTLMILAVVVTANHYLLDAVAGVALVLVADRLAVLLARRRTRRPAARASPEPAASAVADPRRGSPGGSS; encoded by the coding sequence GTGGTTGCGCGATGGGTGGCGCTGCAGGCCCTCTGGGTCTTCGTCGGCGTGCTCGTCTACTTCACCGTGCGCGGCCTGACCGAGGGCTCGGTCACCCAGGCAGACGCGAATGCCCGCCGGGTGATCGCCCTGGAGCGGCGTCTCGGCCTGGACCTGGAGAGCGAGCTGCAAGGGGTCGCCACGGGGTCCGACGCCCTCTCCACGCTGGCGAACTGGGTGTACATCTGGGGCCACTGGCCGGTCATCGTGGCCACGATGATCTGGCTGGCGCTGCGGCACCGCGACTCCTTCCTGCGCCTGCGCGACGCCATGCTCATCTCGGGGGCGGTCGGCATGGTGATCTTCGCGCTCTTTCCCGTGACGCCTCCACGGCTGCTCGACCTGGGGCTCGCCGACACCGTCTCCGAGCGCTCGCACGCCTACCGGGTCCTCCAGCCCAGGGCCTTCACCAACCAGTACGCCGCGATGCCGAGCCTGCACACCGGCTGGGACCTGCTGGTCGGGATCGCGATCGTGACCGCCGCCGGCTCGCTGTGGTTGCGGGTGGTCGGCTTCGTCCTGCCCACGCTGATGATCCTGGCCGTGGTCGTCACCGCCAACCACTACCTGCTCGACGCCGTCGCAGGAGTGGCCCTGGTGCTGGTGGCCGATCGCCTGGCCGTCCTGCTGGCCCGTCGACGGACGCGACGACCGGCCGCCCGCGCCAGCCCGGAACCAGCGGCGAGCGCCGTGGCCGACCCGCGACGTGGCTCCCCTGGGGGATCTTCCTAG
- a CDS encoding ABC transporter ATP-binding protein, whose product MPASSPAVEIDGLVMRYGDKVAVDDLSLTIDRGTITAVLGPNGAGKTTTLETCEGYRRPQRGSVRVLGLDPTRDRKALLPRIGVMLQAGGAWSGVRAVEMLRHVASLHAHPLDVDALAERVGLDDCGRTPYRRLSGGQQQRLGLAMALVGRPELVFVDEPTAGMDPQARRDTWELLEELREHGVTVVLTTHYMEEAERLSDVIHIVDHGRLITSGTPLELTRGGAHTTIRLVVTRPFPDGAPESLQAELGTGTDVRQLDDLSMVISGRADSTTLAVVSRWCEATGVLPDSLSLGRRTLEDVFLELTGRGLHP is encoded by the coding sequence GTGCCCGCCTCCTCCCCCGCCGTCGAGATCGACGGGCTGGTGATGCGGTACGGCGACAAGGTCGCCGTCGACGACCTCTCGTTGACCATCGACCGCGGCACGATCACCGCGGTCCTCGGTCCGAACGGTGCCGGCAAGACCACCACCCTCGAGACGTGCGAGGGCTACCGCCGCCCCCAGCGGGGCAGCGTCCGGGTGCTCGGGCTGGACCCGACCCGCGACCGCAAGGCGCTGCTCCCGCGGATCGGCGTGATGCTCCAGGCCGGCGGCGCCTGGTCGGGGGTCCGGGCGGTCGAGATGCTGCGGCACGTCGCCTCGCTCCACGCCCACCCGCTGGACGTGGACGCGCTGGCCGAGCGGGTCGGGCTGGACGACTGCGGGCGCACCCCCTACCGCCGGCTCTCCGGCGGCCAGCAGCAGCGGCTCGGCCTGGCGATGGCCCTGGTCGGACGCCCGGAGCTCGTCTTCGTCGACGAGCCGACCGCGGGCATGGACCCGCAGGCCCGCCGGGACACCTGGGAGCTGCTGGAGGAGCTCCGTGAGCACGGCGTGACCGTCGTGCTCACCACGCACTACATGGAGGAGGCCGAGCGGCTCTCCGACGTCATCCACATCGTCGACCACGGCCGGCTGATCACCAGTGGCACGCCGCTCGAGCTGACCCGCGGCGGGGCCCACACCACGATCCGGCTGGTGGTGACCCGCCCGTTCCCCGACGGCGCTCCGGAGTCCCTGCAGGCCGAGCTCGGCACCGGCACCGACGTACGCCAGCTCGACGACCTGAGCATGGTGATCTCCGGCCGGGCCGACTCCACCACCCTGGCCGTCGTCTCCCGCTGGTGCGAGGCCACCGGCGTGCTGCCCGACTCCCTGAGCCTGGGCCGCCGCACCCTCGAGGACGTCTTCCTCGAGCTCACAGGACGAGGACTTCACCCGTGA
- a CDS encoding ABC transporter permease — protein sequence MTRSLDLSPAPGSASLAAQVLAQARMEFRLILRNGEQLLLALVIPVIVLVGGVAAADRVGLDFDRPVIDVLAPGVLALAVMSTAFTSVAIATGFERRYGLIKRLGTSPLPRHGLLLGKAGAVLLVELLQILVLGAVAALLGWEPEASGWPAAVLVLLLGTTAFTSLGLLIAGTLRAEATLAAANLVYLLLLAGGAVVVPADSYGAFADVAAWLPSGALGEGMRAALIDGRLDGGCVLILLGWSVVGATATARTFTWE from the coding sequence GTGACCCGCTCCTTGGACCTCAGCCCCGCGCCCGGCAGCGCGTCCCTGGCCGCGCAGGTCCTGGCGCAGGCCCGGATGGAGTTCCGGCTCATCCTCCGCAACGGAGAGCAGCTGCTGCTGGCCCTGGTGATCCCGGTGATCGTCCTCGTCGGCGGGGTCGCCGCCGCGGACCGGGTCGGCCTGGACTTCGACCGGCCGGTGATCGACGTCCTGGCACCCGGCGTGCTCGCGCTGGCCGTGATGTCGACCGCCTTCACCTCCGTGGCCATCGCCACCGGGTTCGAGCGGCGCTACGGCCTGATCAAGCGCCTGGGCACCTCCCCGCTCCCGAGGCACGGCCTGCTGCTCGGCAAGGCGGGCGCAGTCCTCCTGGTGGAGCTGCTGCAGATCCTCGTGCTCGGTGCGGTCGCGGCTCTCCTGGGCTGGGAGCCGGAGGCCTCCGGCTGGCCGGCCGCCGTCCTGGTGCTGCTCCTCGGCACCACCGCCTTCACCTCGCTCGGCCTGCTGATCGCGGGCACCCTGCGGGCCGAGGCCACGCTGGCGGCGGCCAACCTCGTCTACCTGCTGCTGCTGGCCGGCGGCGCCGTGGTGGTGCCCGCCGACTCGTACGGCGCCTTCGCCGACGTCGCCGCCTGGCTCCCGTCCGGAGCCCTCGGCGAGGGCATGCGCGCCGCCCTGATCGACGGCCGTCTGGACGGCGGCTGCGTGCTCATCCTGCTCGGTTGGTCGGTCGTCGGGGCGACGGCCACCGCGCGTACCTTCACGTGGGAGTGA
- a CDS encoding COX15/CtaA family protein has protein sequence MNLARLAPWLWPLAIANLLANIGIVVTGAAVRLTGSGLGCPTWPRCTDESFVAHGELGIHGVIEFGNRLLTFVLAAVALLTFLAALGARHRKATRLSFVVGLSIPLQAVLGGITVLTDLNPWVVSLHFLLSMAIIMVCVVLLDELRSPDRGPAPALHRWLAFANLAVGWVVLYLGTVVTGAGPHAGDDLAPRNGLDPALISQVHAVSVYVLVVLTVALLVAALRSRMRWLSLVTGLVLAIELAQGVLGWVQYWLDLPIALVALHMLGAGLLAAGLARITLAVLPHRSAAEPAEHPDPDAPTQTDAATTLTR, from the coding sequence ATGAACCTCGCCCGTCTTGCCCCCTGGCTCTGGCCGCTGGCCATCGCCAACCTGCTCGCCAACATCGGCATCGTGGTCACCGGGGCGGCCGTGCGGCTCACCGGCTCGGGGCTCGGCTGCCCGACCTGGCCGCGGTGCACCGACGAGTCCTTCGTGGCCCACGGCGAGCTCGGCATCCACGGAGTGATCGAGTTCGGCAACCGGTTGCTCACCTTCGTGCTCGCCGCAGTCGCGCTGCTCACCTTCCTGGCGGCCCTGGGGGCGCGGCACCGCAAGGCGACGCGGCTCTCCTTCGTGGTCGGCCTCTCGATCCCGCTGCAGGCGGTGCTGGGCGGCATCACCGTGCTGACCGACCTGAACCCCTGGGTGGTCTCGCTGCACTTCCTGCTGTCGATGGCGATCATCATGGTCTGCGTGGTGCTCCTCGACGAGCTCCGCAGCCCTGACCGCGGTCCGGCGCCGGCGCTGCACCGCTGGCTCGCCTTCGCCAACCTCGCCGTCGGCTGGGTGGTCCTCTACCTGGGCACCGTCGTGACCGGTGCCGGCCCGCACGCCGGCGACGACCTCGCGCCCCGCAACGGCCTGGACCCGGCGCTCATCTCCCAGGTCCACGCCGTCTCGGTCTACGTGCTCGTCGTGCTCACGGTGGCGCTGCTGGTCGCGGCGCTGCGCAGCCGGATGCGCTGGCTCTCCCTGGTCACGGGGCTGGTGCTCGCCATCGAGCTGGCCCAGGGCGTGCTCGGCTGGGTCCAGTACTGGCTGGACCTGCCCATCGCCCTGGTAGCCCTGCACATGCTCGGCGCGGGCCTGCTCGCGGCCGGTCTGGCCCGGATCACCCTGGCGGTCCTCCCCCACCGCTCCGCCGCCGAGCCGGCTGAGCACCCCGACCCGGACGCGCCCACCCAGACCGACGCCGCCACCACCCTCACCCGCTGA
- a CDS encoding heme o synthase, whose product MTYVGQSASDAEQSRPHGTPDDPSQQRASLKDVIAAYVGLTKPRVIELLLLTTVPVMFFAARGVPPLGLVVATVIGGALSAGSASAYNCVYDRDIDEQMRRTRRRALPRHIVSARSALVFATALAALSTVVLAVWVNVLSAALSLLANAFYVFVYTMLLKRRTTQNIVWGGIAGCFPTMIGWTAVTGRLDWAPVVLFMVVFFWTPPHTWALALRYREDYRGVDVPMLPVVAPAREVGRQVVLYSWVMVATSLLLWPIAGTGPVYPVVATVLGAVFLYEAHQMWSRTKRSESLTDIAPMRLFHSSNLYLSLLFVAVALDPLLF is encoded by the coding sequence GTGACGTACGTCGGCCAGTCGGCCTCCGACGCCGAGCAGTCCCGACCCCATGGGACTCCCGACGACCCTTCTCAGCAGCGCGCCAGCCTCAAGGACGTGATCGCCGCCTACGTGGGGCTGACCAAGCCCCGGGTGATCGAGCTGCTGCTGCTGACCACGGTGCCGGTGATGTTCTTCGCCGCCCGCGGGGTGCCACCCCTCGGCCTGGTCGTGGCCACCGTGATCGGTGGGGCGCTCAGCGCCGGCTCCGCCTCGGCGTACAACTGCGTCTACGACCGCGACATCGACGAGCAGATGCGCCGGACCCGCCGCCGGGCCCTGCCCCGGCACATCGTCTCCGCGCGCTCGGCGCTGGTCTTCGCGACCGCGCTGGCGGCCCTCTCCACCGTCGTCCTGGCGGTCTGGGTCAACGTGCTCTCGGCCGCCCTCTCGCTGCTCGCCAACGCGTTCTACGTCTTCGTCTACACGATGCTGCTCAAGCGGCGCACGACCCAGAACATCGTCTGGGGAGGCATCGCGGGCTGCTTCCCGACGATGATCGGGTGGACCGCGGTCACCGGTCGCCTGGACTGGGCGCCGGTCGTGCTCTTCATGGTCGTCTTCTTCTGGACCCCGCCGCACACCTGGGCGCTGGCCCTGCGCTACCGCGAGGACTACCGCGGCGTGGACGTGCCGATGCTGCCCGTCGTGGCGCCCGCCCGCGAGGTGGGCCGCCAGGTCGTGCTCTACAGCTGGGTGATGGTCGCGACCTCGCTCCTGCTCTGGCCCATCGCCGGCACCGGACCGGTCTACCCGGTGGTGGCCACGGTGCTGGGCGCGGTCTTCCTCTACGAGGCGCACCAGATGTGGTCGCGCACCAAGCGCTCCGAGAGCCTCACCGACATCGCCCCGATGCGGCTCTTCCACAGCTCGAACCTCTACCTGTCGCTGCTGTTCGTGGCCGTGGCCCTGGACCCCCTGCTCTTCTGA
- the tkt gene encoding transketolase, protein MTARTKGSPALEWTDLDDRAVDTVRALAMDAVQKVGNGHPGTAMSLAPVAYLLFQKVMRHDPADPDWIARDRFVLSCGHTSLTLYLQLYLAGFGLELDDIKGLRSWGSKTPGHPEFGHTAGVETTTGPLGQGVANAVGMAMAARRQRGMLDPDAAPGESLFDHHIYCLASDGDLQEGVSAEASSLAGHQQLGNLTLIWDDNQISIEDDTDVAFTEDVALRYEAYGWHVQTVDWAGDRADTDAYREDVQALYDALAAARAVTDRPSFIKLRTIIAWPAPTARGTGAAHGSALGADEVAATKEILGFDPARTFDVPDEVLAHTRKALERGKAAGEAWDEQYAAWAAANPEQAALLHRVKERRLPDGWAENLPTWEADAKGVATRKASGEVINAVAGVLPELWGGSADLAGSNNTTIKGSPSFNPVARTTATWQGEPYGRVLHFGIREHAMGAIMNGITLHGGTRVFGGTFLQFADYMRPAVRLAAMMQAPVIYVWTHDSIGLGEDGPTHQPVEHLAALRAIPGLDVVRPADANETAAAWKAVLENTDRPAGLCLTRQDVPVLPRGEVEGVHWASTDDVAKGAYVLIDAEGGQPDVVLIATGSEVQLAVEARATLAEQGVRARVVSMPCREWFDAQNQAYRDAVIPPIVKARVSVEAGIAQGWRDIVGDAGRIVSLEHFGASADYTRLYTEFGITAGAVVTAALDSIAAAEA, encoded by the coding sequence GTGACCGCACGGACCAAGGGATCCCCCGCTCTGGAGTGGACCGACCTCGACGACAGGGCCGTGGACACCGTCCGCGCCCTGGCGATGGACGCCGTCCAGAAGGTCGGCAACGGCCACCCCGGGACCGCCATGAGCCTCGCGCCGGTGGCCTACCTGCTGTTCCAGAAGGTGATGCGTCACGACCCCGCCGACCCGGACTGGATCGCCCGCGACCGGTTCGTCCTCTCCTGCGGTCACACCAGCCTGACCCTCTACCTCCAGCTCTACCTGGCCGGCTTCGGCCTGGAGCTCGACGACATCAAGGGGCTGCGCAGCTGGGGCTCCAAGACCCCCGGCCACCCCGAGTTCGGGCACACCGCGGGCGTCGAGACCACCACCGGCCCGCTCGGCCAGGGCGTCGCGAACGCCGTGGGCATGGCGATGGCCGCGCGCCGCCAGCGCGGCATGCTCGACCCCGACGCCGCTCCGGGCGAGTCGCTCTTCGACCACCACATCTACTGCCTCGCCTCCGACGGCGACCTGCAGGAGGGCGTCAGCGCGGAGGCCTCCTCGCTCGCCGGCCACCAGCAGCTCGGCAACCTCACGCTGATCTGGGACGACAACCAGATCTCCATCGAGGACGACACCGACGTGGCCTTCACCGAGGACGTGGCGCTGCGCTACGAGGCCTACGGCTGGCACGTGCAGACCGTCGACTGGGCCGGAGACCGCGCCGACACCGACGCCTACCGCGAGGACGTCCAGGCGCTGTACGACGCCCTGGCGGCCGCCCGCGCCGTCACCGACCGGCCCAGCTTCATCAAGCTGCGCACGATCATCGCCTGGCCCGCGCCCACCGCCCGGGGCACCGGCGCCGCGCACGGCTCCGCGCTCGGCGCGGACGAGGTGGCCGCGACCAAGGAGATCCTCGGCTTCGACCCCGCCCGGACCTTCGACGTCCCCGACGAGGTGCTGGCGCACACCCGCAAGGCCCTGGAGCGGGGCAAGGCGGCCGGCGAGGCGTGGGACGAGCAGTACGCGGCCTGGGCCGCCGCCAACCCGGAGCAGGCCGCTCTGCTGCACCGGGTCAAGGAGCGTCGTCTGCCCGACGGCTGGGCCGAGAACCTGCCGACCTGGGAGGCCGACGCCAAGGGCGTCGCCACCCGCAAGGCCTCCGGCGAGGTGATCAACGCGGTCGCCGGTGTGCTGCCCGAGCTCTGGGGTGGCTCCGCGGACCTGGCCGGGTCCAACAACACCACGATCAAGGGCTCCCCCTCCTTCAACCCGGTGGCGCGCACCACGGCGACGTGGCAGGGCGAGCCCTACGGCCGAGTGCTCCACTTCGGCATCCGCGAGCACGCCATGGGCGCGATCATGAACGGGATCACGCTGCACGGCGGCACCCGTGTCTTCGGCGGCACGTTCCTCCAGTTCGCCGACTACATGCGCCCGGCCGTCCGCCTGGCCGCGATGATGCAGGCGCCGGTGATCTACGTCTGGACCCACGACTCGATCGGTCTCGGCGAGGACGGCCCGACCCACCAGCCGGTCGAGCACCTGGCCGCGCTGCGCGCGATCCCGGGCCTGGACGTGGTCCGGCCCGCGGACGCCAACGAGACCGCGGCCGCCTGGAAGGCCGTCCTGGAGAACACCGACCGCCCGGCGGGCCTCTGCCTGACCCGGCAGGACGTCCCGGTGCTGCCCCGCGGCGAGGTCGAAGGCGTCCACTGGGCCTCCACCGACGATGTCGCCAAGGGCGCCTACGTGCTGATCGACGCCGAGGGCGGCCAGCCCGACGTGGTGCTGATCGCCACCGGGTCCGAGGTCCAGCTCGCCGTCGAGGCCCGCGCCACGCTGGCCGAGCAGGGCGTGCGTGCGCGCGTCGTCTCGATGCCGTGCCGTGAGTGGTTCGACGCGCAGAACCAGGCCTACCGCGACGCGGTGATCCCGCCCATCGTCAAGGCCCGGGTCAGCGTCGAGGCGGGCATCGCCCAGGGTTGGCGTGACATCGTCGGCGACGCCGGGCGGATCGTCTCGCTCGAGCACTTCGGCGCCAGCGCCGACTACACCAGGCTCTACACCGAGTTCGGCATCACGGCCGGCGCCGTGGTCACCGCCGCGCTCGACAGCATCGCCGCCGCGGAGGCCTGA
- the tal gene encoding transaldolase has translation MSDRLKSLARAGVSIWLDDLSRERLETGNLADLVKDSSVVGVTTNPSIFAAALADGERYDEEVRRLATDGADAEAAVLALTAADVRSACDVLRPVWEATDGVDGRVSLEVSPTLAFDTDATVASAKELWASVDRENLLIKIPATTEGAAAITAVLAEGISVNVTLIFGPDRYREVMEAYVSGLERARERGHDLSRIHSVASFFVSRVDTEIDRRLEEAGAHPVLLGRAGVANARLAYRAFEEFFSGERWESLAADGARPQRPLWASTGVKNPAYRDTMYVTDLVVPGTVNTMPEKTLEAFADHGEVQGDQVTPHYAEAEATMAALAEAGVDYDDVIAALEREGVEKFVASWQELLKTVEGQLAQAGPR, from the coding sequence ATGTCCGATCGTCTGAAGTCACTAGCCCGAGCCGGGGTGTCCATCTGGCTCGACGACCTCTCCAGGGAACGCCTGGAGACAGGGAACCTGGCCGACCTGGTCAAGGACTCCTCGGTCGTGGGCGTGACCACCAACCCGTCGATCTTCGCCGCGGCACTGGCCGACGGCGAGCGGTACGACGAGGAGGTACGGCGGCTGGCCACCGACGGAGCCGACGCCGAGGCCGCCGTGCTGGCACTGACCGCCGCGGACGTCCGGAGCGCCTGCGACGTCCTGCGCCCGGTCTGGGAGGCGACCGACGGGGTGGACGGGCGGGTCTCCCTGGAGGTCTCCCCCACCCTGGCCTTCGACACCGACGCCACGGTGGCCTCGGCCAAGGAGCTGTGGGCCAGCGTCGACCGGGAGAACCTGCTGATCAAGATCCCCGCGACCACCGAGGGCGCCGCGGCGATCACCGCCGTGCTGGCGGAGGGGATCAGCGTCAACGTCACGCTGATCTTCGGCCCCGACCGCTACCGCGAGGTGATGGAGGCCTACGTCTCCGGCCTGGAGCGCGCCCGCGAGCGCGGGCACGACCTGTCCCGGATCCACTCGGTGGCGTCCTTCTTCGTCTCCCGGGTCGACACCGAGATCGACCGGCGGCTCGAGGAGGCCGGTGCGCACCCCGTGCTCCTGGGGCGCGCCGGCGTGGCCAACGCCCGGCTCGCCTACCGCGCGTTCGAGGAGTTCTTCTCCGGAGAGCGCTGGGAGTCGCTGGCCGCCGACGGCGCTCGGCCCCAGCGTCCGCTGTGGGCCTCGACCGGAGTGAAGAACCCGGCGTACCGGGACACGATGTACGTCACCGACCTGGTCGTTCCCGGCACCGTGAACACCATGCCGGAGAAGACGCTGGAGGCGTTCGCCGACCACGGGGAGGTGCAGGGCGACCAGGTGACCCCGCACTACGCCGAGGCCGAGGCCACGATGGCGGCCCTGGCCGAGGCGGGCGTCGACTACGACGATGTGATCGCGGCCCTCGAGCGGGAGGGCGTGGAGAAGTTCGTCGCCTCCTGGCAGGAGCTGCTGAAGACGGTCGAGGGTCAGCTGGCACAGGCCGGCCCGCGATGA